A part of Capsicum annuum cultivar UCD-10X-F1 chromosome 6, UCD10Xv1.1, whole genome shotgun sequence genomic DNA contains:
- the LOC124899619 gene encoding glycine-rich cell wall structural protein 1-like produces MRGAGTGRGPGFGGGGGLDLDAVPGLAGCGGCTWERSWVRRRRGPRPGRGPRFDCGRRAWSAPASQGAGPGRGPRFGGRSGGLTWARSRIEGDWIWARSQVRRPESCGGRRLDLGVVSSLAEGGELDLGVVPGSTGVGGLDPCLFSGSSGGVLDLGAVPGPPGGGGLDLGMAPGPAVGGGRGPGSVRGRKAWSRIRRGRGLDLGADPGPAEGLVAGLGHGPRSGGEGGWT; encoded by the exons ATGAGGGGGGCTGGAACTGGGCGCGGTCCCGGGTTCGGGGGGGGAGGGGGGCTGGACCTGGATGCGGTCCCGGGTTTGGCGGGGTGTGGGGGCTGTACTTGGGAGAGGTCCTGGGTTCGACGGAGGAGGGGGCCTAGACCTGGGCGTGGTCCCAGGTTTGACTGTGGGAGGAGGGCGTGGTCCGCTCCGGCGAGTCAGGGGGCTGGACCTGGGCGCGGTCCCAGGTTCGGCGGAAGGAGTGGGGGCTTGACCTGGGCACGGTCCCGG ATAGAGGGTGACTGGATCTGGGCGCGGTCCCAGGTCCGGCGTCCCGAGTCCTGCGGGGGGAGAAGGCTGGACCTAGGCGTGGTCTCGAGTTTAGCGGAGGGAGGGGAGCTGGACCTTGGCGTGGTCCCGGGTTCGACCGGGGTTGGAGGGCTGGACCCTTGCTTGTTCTCGGGTTCGTCGGGGGGAGTGCTGGACCTGGGCGCGGTCCCGGGTCCACCAGGAGGAGGGGGCCTAGACCTGGGCATGGCACCGGGTCCGGCCGTGGGAGGTGGGCGTGGTCCAGGGTCTGTTCGTGGGAGGAAGGCATGGTCCCGGATCCGGCGAGGGAGGGGGCTGGACCTGGGTGCGGACCCGGGTCCGGCGGAAGGACTGGTGGCTGGACTTGGGCACGGTCCCAGGTCTGGCGGGGAGGGGGGATGGACTTAG